A single window of Ignavibacteriota bacterium DNA harbors:
- a CDS encoding TonB-dependent receptor has protein sequence MKKILLIFILFHSIVLPQNTGKIQGKITDKNLNDPLPGVNIIIEGTYYGAATDYNGNFIIDKITPGKYTVKATLIGFKQMVFTGIEILPNKTTRLDIKMEETVLTMEQDVVVIGDKPLVDAEETQSIKSISKEDLEVAVIENIKDIVTQQAGVVQSDNAIHIRGGRSYENAFLLDGVSVQDPLAGTGFGLQLSANAIEEVEVITGGFNAEYGQATSGVINVKTREGGEKYSGAVSYKRDNFGFKSSPHVFNTDISEANLSGPEPITTYLLPQLGLQIPGRLSFFANFYMGITDGITQGYFKPTAKQLYSSTFYGTRFAPRAENSWFWLGKLTYTISPTMKLDYSFNQSIGINQNSQSLQSNLEYVEPSPGYQYEFQYNLDEANVFTHNNIYNSITWTHTLNSSTFYTLKINKFFSNLRADANGKYWNEYIEPKDIVTFPIEYYNLQTDTIGVIPGDGFWDIGNPYTWRDHYIDELSFKGDVTNFFDEKNKFKAGFDIIFQEMQVIDIYKPWIGELGLNNDIYKVHPAKGSFYAQDNINFSGMILNFGLRLDYWFPGKYVDRAVENPDVVTIPDEIRKRYIDDTFKWFNGNRFKARLSPRLGISHPVTDNQVLFFSYGHFSKWPNPKYVYAKLNPTNAKSSFQTFGNPNLNPETTVAYELGLKNQFSTDDVLTVTADYKDIFDYVRTRTAKITSPRFATQSFTTYANLDYAKSRGLELEYKKRIGNWFNGMLSISYAIVTGKSSSAEEGVLILRGDLDESIKEQYMSWDRPFTLNSSLNFYIEKGKPLFGFAPGILDDINIYGRLFYQSGKRYTENIFTGNYDTDGRPEYISDRQNALEGIGDNWFWIDMNIEKYFKVAGLNFSIFAEINNLLDTKNSAIINPTTGKAYENGDPTPSSWNDPKYPDLQAPLNPYPYNPARYLTRRNIKFGISLKF, from the coding sequence ATGAAAAAAATACTACTGATTTTCATATTATTTCATTCAATTGTTTTACCTCAGAATACCGGAAAAATTCAAGGTAAAATTACAGATAAAAATTTAAACGATCCTTTGCCGGGTGTTAATATTATTATTGAAGGAACATACTACGGCGCTGCAACTGATTATAATGGAAATTTTATAATCGATAAAATTACACCCGGCAAGTACACTGTTAAAGCAACGCTAATTGGTTTTAAACAGATGGTTTTTACCGGTATAGAAATTTTACCCAACAAAACTACACGTCTCGATATAAAAATGGAAGAAACCGTTTTAACAATGGAGCAGGATGTGGTTGTAATTGGCGATAAACCTTTAGTTGATGCGGAAGAAACGCAAAGCATTAAATCGATAAGCAAAGAAGATTTGGAAGTTGCCGTAATAGAGAACATTAAAGATATAGTTACACAGCAAGCGGGTGTTGTTCAGTCAGATAATGCAATTCATATTAGAGGCGGCAGATCCTATGAAAACGCATTTTTGTTAGATGGTGTTTCGGTACAGGATCCTTTAGCCGGCACAGGTTTCGGCTTACAATTAAGTGCTAATGCAATTGAAGAAGTTGAAGTAATTACCGGTGGTTTTAATGCTGAATACGGGCAAGCAACATCCGGAGTAATAAATGTAAAAACACGTGAAGGCGGTGAAAAATATTCCGGCGCGGTTTCTTATAAAAGAGATAATTTTGGATTTAAATCTTCTCCGCATGTTTTTAATACTGATATTTCTGAAGCAAATTTGAGCGGACCCGAACCAATAACGACATATTTACTTCCGCAATTGGGATTACAGATTCCCGGAAGGCTCTCATTCTTTGCAAATTTTTATATGGGAATAACCGATGGAATAACGCAAGGATATTTTAAACCAACCGCAAAGCAGCTTTATTCTTCAACATTTTATGGTACAAGATTCGCACCGCGTGCTGAGAACAGCTGGTTTTGGCTTGGTAAATTGACATATACAATTTCGCCAACAATGAAATTGGATTATTCGTTCAATCAATCAATTGGTATTAATCAAAATTCACAATCATTACAATCTAATTTAGAATATGTTGAACCAAGTCCAGGTTATCAATATGAGTTTCAATATAATTTAGATGAAGCAAACGTATTTACGCATAATAACATTTATAATTCTATAACTTGGACACACACCCTTAATTCAAGTACGTTTTATACATTGAAAATAAATAAATTCTTTTCCAACCTGCGGGCGGACGCAAACGGCAAGTATTGGAATGAATATATTGAGCCTAAAGATATTGTCACATTTCCAATCGAATATTACAATCTGCAGACTGATACAATTGGCGTAATTCCCGGTGATGGATTTTGGGATATTGGAAATCCTTATACTTGGCGTGATCATTACATTGATGAATTATCTTTTAAAGGCGACGTAACAAACTTTTTTGACGAAAAGAATAAATTCAAAGCAGGGTTTGATATAATTTTTCAAGAAATGCAGGTCATAGATATTTACAAACCATGGATCGGCGAATTAGGCTTAAATAATGATATATATAAAGTTCATCCTGCTAAAGGTTCATTCTATGCACAGGATAATATAAATTTCAGCGGAATGATATTAAATTTCGGTCTAAGATTAGATTATTGGTTCCCTGGGAAATATGTGGATAGAGCTGTTGAAAATCCTGATGTTGTAACAATTCCCGATGAAATTAGAAAAAGATATATTGATGATACATTTAAATGGTTTAATGGAAACAGATTCAAAGCCAGATTAAGTCCGCGACTGGGTATTTCGCATCCTGTTACGGATAATCAAGTTTTGTTTTTTTCTTACGGGCATTTTAGTAAATGGCCAAACCCTAAATATGTTTACGCAAAACTTAATCCGACAAATGCAAAATCTTCATTTCAAACTTTTGGAAATCCGAACTTAAATCCGGAAACTACGGTCGCATACGAGCTTGGATTGAAAAATCAGTTTTCTACAGATGACGTTCTCACAGTTACGGCAGATTATAAAGATATCTTTGATTATGTTAGAACAAGAACAGCAAAAATTACTTCGCCAAGATTTGCCACTCAATCATTTACAACTTATGCAAATTTAGATTATGCAAAATCCCGCGGACTTGAATTGGAATATAAAAAAAGAATTGGAAATTGGTTCAACGGAATGTTGTCTATTTCTTATGCAATTGTTACGGGAAAGAGTTCTTCGGCTGAAGAAGGTGTTTTAATATTGCGCGGCGATTTGGATGAATCAATTAAAGAGCAGTATATGTCTTGGGATAGACCTTTTACGTTAAATAGCAGTTTAAATTTTTATATAGAAAAGGGTAAACCATTATTTGGTTTTGCGCCTGGAATTCTAGATGATATAAATATTTACGGAAGATTGTTTTATCAATCGGGTAAAAGGTATACTGAAAATATATTTACGGGAAATTATGATACCGACGGCAGACCTGAATATATAAGTGATAGACAAAATGCTTTGGAAGGAATTGGTGATAATTGGTTTTGGATTGATATGAATATAGAAAAATATTTTAAAGTTGCCGGTTTGAATTTTTCGATATTTGCGGAAATAAATAATTTGCTTGATACAAAAAATTCGGCCATTATTAATCCCACAACCGGAAAAGCTTATGAAAATGGAGATCCTACACCATCTTCTTGGAATGATCCGAAATATCCGGATCTTCAAGCTCCGTTAAATCCATATCCTTATAATCCGGCAAGGTATTTAACCAGGAGAAATATAAAGTTTGGAATTAGTTTAAAATTTTAA